The genomic interval CTTTGATGCAGAAATTGGACAATTGCCCTGTTAGTTGTCGGTGGAAACTAAAATTATACCAAAATGGAATCTTCCCAAGATTGTCGTGGTACCTGTCTCTACTTCCTCTTTCACCAAGCTGGCTGCAATCTGAATTAGATAGAATTGTTACATCTTACCTCAAGAAATGGTGTAAACTTCGTCGCTCGGCCTGTACTGCCATCTTCTACCTCCTCCCACAAAATGCTGGTCTTGGCTTACCCCGTTTGTCTACGTCTTCCATCTCCCTCCAGTCTTCAAAATCTGCCCGTCTCTTATCCTCACATGACAACTGTGTCCGCTCTTTGGCCACCAGTCAAGCATATAATAAATCGTATAGCAACAGATTCTCTGCTTTTAGAGAAGCAGCAAAGTCACTATCTGAAACACCAGGTGCTTCTGCAGCAAAATTGAGTGACATCACCAAATCAAGACTAAAGGAGGAACACCAAAAACAACTTCTTGCAAGAACTAAGAATCTACATGTCCAGGAATCCATCATCCGTCTAGAGAACTGTTCATCTGATGTCTGGGCTaatgttgtctcttgtcttcCCGGTCATCAACTCTCTTTTGTCCTCAATGCCGTTTCTGATACCCTCCCTTCAAATGCTAATCTTGTCCTATGGAGTAAACGTTCTTGTGATAAATGTCCTCTATGTCATCAACGTCAAACCCTTCTTCACGTTCTCAATAATTGCTCAGTCCTCTTACAATGTCGTCATTACAATCAACGTCACGACTCTGTTCTCAGTCTTCTCTATAATGCGGCTATTAACCATCTACCACATCAATTCAACATCTTTGCTGATTTAAAAGACTGTGAAGTAAAATTTCCATCTGACATCATTCCTACTGCACAAAGGCCTGACATATTGATTTGGAATAATCATACGCtcaaattttatgtcataGAACTAACAATCCCTttcgaaacaaacttttttgatGCAAATAAAAGAAAATCAGAACGGTATACAGACTTCATGATGACCatcaaatcaaaaggcttcacctgtaagcaactaaatattcaaataggATCTAGAGGCTTTATTGATACTCCAAGTCTTCTCCCCTTCCTTGATGTCATCTCTATTCCTCCTCACAATCAACGTCAACTATTATCATCAATCGTAAAGGTGACAATTGAAGAATCTCTTAAAATATGGTTAGCCAGAAACAATATCTAGTTCTGTTTATCCTAGTTTAGTTATTTTAGTTGTACATTACTTGTTAGAGCTTTTACTATTACTTTACTGGCGCCGCATTATTGTTAAGTGTGATGGCCATGTATTAGTGAGGTGCTCCTCGTTTATCTAATAAATGAGTTcattgtgtattgtgagatgcagcccTCCAACACAATTGCctagtattgtgagatacatccctccaatagtCTAacgtattgtgagatgcatccgtccaatacaatagtctaacgtattgtgatatgcatccctccaatacaatagtctcatgtattgtgatatgcatccctccaatacaatagtctagtgtattgtgagatgcatccctcccaATACAAGAGTCTAacgtattgtgagatgcatccctcccaATACATAGTCTAGTTCTactatattgtgagatgcatccctcccaatacaatagtctaatgtattgtgagatgcatccctccaatacaatagtctagtgtattgtgagatgcatccctccaatacaatagtctaatgtattgtgacacgcgtccctccaatacaatagtctagtgtattgtgagatgcatccctccaatacaatagtctaatgtattgtgacatgcatccctccaatacaatagtctagtgtattgtgagatgcatccctccaatacaatagtctaatgtattgtgagatgcatccctccaatacaatagtctaatgtattgtgacatgcattcctccaatacaagagtctaatgtattgtgagatgcatccctcccaATACAATAAACAGTTGTGTTATGTATATCTCTCATCTTAATCTAACTTGCCGCCTTAGCGGCTCTCAGTTCACTAAACACGGCAACATACTGTCTACTAGTGTCAATTGGCTTGAAAGTGCCATCTTTACTAATCGGCACCGGCGGTTGCTCATCAACCTCAACACTACCATCCAGCAGTCGTTTGACAAACGATGCCAACCCCTTCCAGCAATAGCTCGGATCCACACTGGGAACAAAATCAACCTGCAACACAGTCAGGCATCAAtactcacaaacaaacatgcaaaaacgtaaacacaaaacaaacctCAACAACCAAGCCTTTGGCTACTTGTCCAACAGTAACGGCTCCGACTTTCACAACATTATCACCCAAAATATATCGCTGCCCTTTTGCCTGCAAAGGACAAATTGTTCAAATATAATCACTTGATTGATGGTTGTGTGTGCACCTCTGTGTGTGCTCCTTTGCCTGGTTGATAGTAGTTGCCCAGTTTTGCCATAATTTGCTCAAACGATCTGTCGGTTGTGATACACGTTCCACTGTCAAGGATGCCATAACATGCATGTGGCTGCTCGGAGTTTCGTACAAGATGGAGAAGTTTGGATCCTTGCAGACAACAGGCCACTAACTACACTTTAACTTATAAggtaactgacagacaaactagcaaaacaacaagtcaacaaacagagataaacaaagagaaaTTCTGAATCAaacacatatggacaaacatttAGACAGACAGCGAATGATGTCAACAGTTAGGCATAACACTTCATACCAAATGTGTTATGAAAGTCAGTCTTCTTATGCATCATGTAGTGTAGCGTCTGCTTGTATGTTAAACTAAACCAGAATAAAGTATGGAATGCATAAATCAAAAAATATACAGAACACAACTACTATACAACTTAGTTGTTtgtattacatacatacatacatacatacatacatacatacatacatacatacatacaaatatatttgtatataatacagataacacatatccgccctaaggacggaagcacaaaaaGTCTAAGTCGCAATATcgcaataattaggtagatagtcaacaatcacgaggtccaatctgtcactaatcattcttgagttatactgccacaaacgaacagataatacatgcacacaattaAAGTTTTTCCTTCATGTTTgatgataaacagacaaacacaacacaagaaaagaaaagaatcagaaaacagacaaacaaacaaaacaaaacagacacacaaacagaccaacagacaaacataaacaaatataaataataaattattaattaattaattaatttaatattaataaacagatataaataataaataaagatATTAAtagtaaatataaataatacataataatataaataaagttaatattaataaacaaatatagataataaattaataataatataaataaatttaatattaataaacaaatataaataacataaatatattaataagtaaatataaataacataaatatattagtaagtaaatataaataataaataaatacttattaaacaaatttaatattaataaacaaatgtaaataataaattaatataacaacaactttattgatattaatatctttAACTCTACAATATtggcaacacactgctacaacaactgTGATTAAAAGAAACTATGTCAAGTAAAAAGAACAAGAAAAAGACTTAGTGAGTGAGCTCGAGATGAGCCTCACTCTGCATAATGTCCATCATGTCTAATATGAGCGGACAACGTAGTTTTGATCTTGTCCCTCAAACACACAGAATTGCCGATCATAATAGAGCAAAACTTAGTCTGCATCTAATCATAGACGTTGCTTGTGCATAAAAGGTATTTAAATTGTTTGAAATGATGTTAGCTATATGCTGGAAAAATGTGGTAGCTTCTTTGCCCATCCCTCCAGTTAAAGAAAATAGTGGAGAAGAAGCTTCCTCCTCTAATCTCTCTAACTCTTTCACCGTATACACGTTTTTTGTTAGTGGTTCCTGTATACTTGTTAGTGGTTCTTTTAAACTTGTTGGAGGTTGGTATGTCAGTAACTTGACGTGTAAGACTAGAAAACCCTAATGTCAAAAAATGCTCGTTCACCTCTTCGCCAAACTCCACATGCAGATACGTCTAGTCGTGCTTCATCATTAGAATTTGCAGTACGCAACTGGAGACTTTCTCCAGAAAAGGGGATGAAGATGAGGCTCTACAACAACGTCTGAGCAGATTTCAGATATCAAATCTGCTGTGATGTCCCTTACCTCGTTGTGTCTCAACGTTGGaaaactattaattaacttaaagcAAATCATTGCGTCATCAATTCCAAACGTTAATTGACCCACAAGTGCAGTGTGACGGACCTCTTTCAATGGGCATCCATATCTCAGACATGTAGCCTCccaaaaataatatataaatatattaataagtaaatataaataataaattaataattaataaaaaatattaataatatatagaTAATTTTAGTTATATCCTGTTTTCATTGTACCTGACTGTAGTTGGTATGCTTCACAGTCAACTGACCACATGCCTGTCTTTTTAGCCCCCAACAGTTCTAATCTCTGCTGCAGCAGATCAGCAGCTTGAGACCACGTCTTACCCGCTGGAGGAGGCCACGAGACGACACTACACGTAATGAATAGAattaaatacaacacaacaagataCCAAATACAAACCAAGTGACTCCCATATTGCACAGCACACGAGCACGGCCGACTGACTATTCTGACGGGGAACACGAGGGTACagctgcgcatgcgtgtaaAGCAAAACCTTAATTGTATGACGTTGCTGCTGATGTGATTGCTCAAACGTGATTGTATGTTTACAGGTGCGTAAAATTTTTACAAGCAAAATAATCGATATCTGAAATACTTACAATTGTCTTCTATCTTGtagatataattaattaattaattaaattatctgCTTTCTAAAGGTTTTGTTGTTCAAGTGAAGCAATTTTAATATCTGAGTTGTGAAGTGTACAGAAAGGCATGGAGTACAATTTAAATGTTGCAAGTAAAGATTCTATGTAATTACTAATATGTTTGTATAGTCGGATAGATTGCCATTTGtgataaattaattgacttgTTGCTATAATTGATATTTTAATTCAAAGATCCATTGTAGTATTTCTATCAGCACAGTCAATAACGATAattatcttgcccgtacgaaggacggggcATGGATCTAGTGCACGGGATTGTTACgccacccattgttggtgtcccaaaaagactgctgattgccTCAACAGACCCCCAGAGtaattcacgctgacaagctagtattacttTTCGCATCCCAAAACAACTgatgattggctcaacaaatacCATAgtgtgacacacgcttacaaacatacaaacaaacactaacgacatacggacagacagactggaagtTAATTCAGCCTGTCTAGAGGAAGCTTCTCgtgaagcagtccaccacttactGTGGTGttcttctttacgctcgtagctaataaTATTCTATATTGGTTGTGATATATACCAAGTCAGCCACTAGTTATTACACTGCAAAGGatatgtaaacaacaacaacaacaacataaacaaatatatcacaagcaacaacaatgcACACCTGTTGGGTAAAACAAACTTTGTATATATTACTCATGCTAGATGTCACGTTTAATGTCCAAACACTTCAACATCTCGTGTCTGAAAGTTTCGTTGTCCAACAAGCCAATGGCCATTACAAGAGAGATCTGGTGGGTAACTGTAATAGCTACCATCGGACCAATTGCTGTAGCTGGTGGAGTTGGTATTACTGGAATCAGCAATGTAAATATTATGACCTCCTCCAAATGTACAACAGTAGCCAGACCTATGAGAAACTGCATTGTCACTGTTGACTACTGTAGCCTTTACTGGAGTGTTTCCCAAAGCTGAAGATctgaaagcaaacagaaaagaTTGTGAACTTGACTTCCATGTACCTCCACTTGTCCATGGCACATCAGTATATCCTCCAAACAAATATCCTCCAGTAGTGTGTATCACACTGATTGTCTCTCCTTTGTTGTCACAGCAACGATGAAAATCAGCAGCTCGAAAACCATCCCTGCTTGCCTTGTAGATGAGACGCCAATTCATTTTCACGCTCAACCAAGACAGAAGAACACGTTTATCTTCTGTGTTCATCAGAGTGCTGCTAGTAAACTCACTTGCGACTGGCTGTACTGCTGATTGTGAATCCATTGGATCATTGAGTTTGTCTATGATTGGTTTGATGTTATAAAACTCCGCCTCCAACAGCAGCTCGTCTCTAGCGATTGTATCATGAGGGATGATGACCTTTCCTGTTCTGAGAAAGTTGAGAATAAAGCGAAAATGAGTTGGATCTCGATCTATAAAGTAAGACCCGTCCTCTTGTTCTTTCATAACAAACCTTCCACTGAACATGCTGGCTAGCATGGAATCTGTATCTTTTCTCAATGTCTCCAGTGATGTTTTGAATATGAAACCTCCGATATCCAGTTTGATCGGTTTTCCTTGAAATTTCTGCAGTTTGGGGAAATCTCGCTCCAACTGATCTCTTTCTTCTCTCACTCGCTCACCTACAGATGTCAGCATGCCCTGAGCCTTCTGAATGTGGGCACTAATTTCTTGAAAGTCAGAATCATGAACGACCTCCTTACTCGCCATTTTTCTTAGCAGTGTGAATTACAACCCCGGATGCGTTGCCATcatagtggtgatggcagcgcatccggggctgtaATCCGTGGCGAGGCCTTTCTCTGGGCTTGGCACAACTCGACGTCATCGTAAGTCTAAATTTGGCACTCTCCGTCATCGCCTTGTGACCAGCTAGGAACGTGAAGAAATGACTAAAACAATAAAGAaatacagtacactgtactggcAAGCACTGCAGTGCACATGATTGCAAACAAAGCCAGCAAAGTCAACTTAGTAGTCTAGTTGACGATAAATACAACTCTAAGCCTGATTCACGAGCACATATGCAATCAGCATCATCATAACCCTGAAATTAACAAATAAGCACCAACTCATCAAACCATAGGAGTCACTCCAACAATAATAGTttacgttaattaagttaactgtGGTATTTCCATAATTAATCAACAATTACATTAGAACTGAATGCATACAAACTACaggcaacaacaacactacaCCATAGTCTCTAGTGTCCATTTTGACATGCAAGTTTGAATTAGCTGTCCTGCAGTCTACTAATGTCCAAATACTTCAACATCTCGTGTCTGAAAGCCTTGATGTCCAACAAGCCAACAGTCGTTGGTAGCTGTAAGACAGACCATTGTCCCAATTGCTGCCGCTGTTTAAGATGGTATTACTGGAAGAAGCAAGGTAAATATTGTAACCTCCTCCAAATGCAAAACAGTAGCCAGGGCTAGTATAAACTGCTTCTCTGCTGTCAACTATTGTAGTCTTTACTGGAGTTTTGCCCAAAGCTGACGATCTGAAAGCAAATAGAAAAGACACTGAGCTCGGCTTCCTTGTACCCTGTGAACTCCATGGCACATCAGTATATCCTCCAAACAAATATCCATCAGTAGTGTGTATCACAGTGATAGTCTCTCCTTTTGTTGTCACAGCAACGATGAAAATCAGCTGATCCAAACCCATCCCTGCTTGCCTTGTAGATGAGATGCCAATTCTCTTTCCCATTCAACCAAGACAGAAGAACACGTTTATCTTCTGTGTTCATCAGAGTGCTGCTAGTAAACTCATATGCCAGTGGATCTATCAGATAATTGAGTTTGTCTATGATTGGTTAGATGTTATAAAACTCCGCCTCCAACAGCAGCTCTTTTCTACTGATTGTATCATGAGGGACAATGACCTTTCCTGTTCTGAGAAAGTTGAGAATAAAGCGAAAATGACTTGGATCTCGATCTATGAAGTAAGACGCGTCCTCTTGTTCTTTCTCTAACAGACCTTCCACTGAACATAATGGCTAGCATGGAATCTGTATCTTTTCTCAATGTCTCCAGTGATGTTTTGAATATGAAACCTCCGATATCCAGTTTGATCGGTTTTCCTTGAAATTTCTGCAGTTTGGGGAAATCTCGCTCCAACTGATCTCTTTCTGCTCTCACTCGCTCACCTATAGATGTCAGCATGAGCATGCCCTCAGCTTCAAAATCATCAACAACCTCCTTACTCGCCATTTCTTACTTCTGCGGGTGTGGCACTCGACGTCGCAAGtcgtgtacagtactgtacagtacgtacgTGAGTACAGTCCCACGTACAAGGACTCCCACGTCCCATTGTAGTATACCAGGACGGAAACAGGTAGAAGTAGCTCCTTTATTCCGCTAGCCGCTAACGATAATACAGAACTCGAAAC from Corticium candelabrum chromosome 22, ooCorCand1.1, whole genome shotgun sequence carries:
- the LOC134197438 gene encoding uncharacterized protein LOC134197438 → MLTSVGERVREERDQLERDFPKLQKFQGKPIKLDIGGFIFKTSLETLRKDTDSMLASMFSGRFVMKEQEDGSYFIDRDPTHFRFILNFLRTGKVIIPHDTIARDELLLEAEFYNIKPIIDKLNDPMDSQSAVQPVASEFTSSTLMNTEDKRVLLSWLSVKMNWRLIYKASRDGFRAADFHRCCDNKGETISVIHTTGGYLFGGYTDVPWTSGGTWKSSSQSFLFAFRSSALGNTPVKATVVNSDNAVSHRSGYCCTFGGGHNIYIADSSNTNSTSYSNWSDGSYYSYPPDLSCNGHWLVGQRNFQTRDVEVFGH
- the LOC134197365 gene encoding mediator of RNA polymerase II transcription subunit 20-like, translated to MGVTCVVSWPPPAGKTWSQAADLLQQRLELLGAKKTGMWSVDCEAYQLQSGSKLLHLVRNSEQPHACYGILDSGTCITTDRSFEQIMAKLGNYYQPGKGAHTEAKGQRYILGDNVVKVGAVTVGQVAKGLVVEVDFVPSVDPSYCWKGLASFVKRLLDGSVEVDEQPPVPISKDGTFKPIDTSRQYVAVFSELRAAKAAS